A stretch of Salvelinus alpinus chromosome 4, SLU_Salpinus.1, whole genome shotgun sequence DNA encodes these proteins:
- the LOC139573113 gene encoding zymogen granule membrane protein 16-like isoform X1: MECSAGINTVLRGSSRLEGPGRDREIRSFHRFSHTSQDSTETLADLTAIKDPYSYSSAVGQGGGTPFASYGEGRITGVRVWETNNNNYYYYYNNNAYISGFQLRYGNTWTPVFGHEVGEKQEMELFNDEAIVEVSGKYNPADHICYLVLTTNMGRTLSAGLPNQVSFNFYPANMGNELRLLSGRFNGAGITSIGAHWGLLNMEGAGNSTLETALETVTPIF; the protein is encoded by the exons ATGGAATGTTCAGCAGGTATAAATACAGTTCTAAGAGGAAGCAGTAGACTAGAAGGAcctggcagagacagagagataagaaGCTTTCACAGGTTTTCACACACATCTCAAGATAGCACT GAAACACTGGCTGACCTGACAG CCATCAAAGACCCGTACTCGTATTCCTCTGCGGTGGGTCAGGGAGGTGGCACCCCATTTGCTTCCTACGGTGAAGGACGCATCACAGGAGTCAGAGTGTGGGagaccaacaacaacaactactactactactacaacaacaacgcCTACATCAGCGG GTTCCAGCTGAGATACGGCAACACCTGGACTCCTGTGTTCGGTCACGAAGTGGGTGAAAAGCAGGAAATGGAGCTGTTTAATGATGAGGCCATCGTCGAGGTGTCTGGGAAGTACAACCCAGCAGACCACATCTGCTACCTGGTGTTAACCACCAACATGGGGCGCACTCTGTCAGCCGGCCTGCCCAACCAAGTCTCCTTCAACTTCTACCCAGCCAACATGGGCAATGAGCTGAGGCTGCTCAGCGGTCGCTTCAACGGTGCCGGGATCACCTCCATCGGAGCCCACTGGGGATTGTTGAACATGGAAGGGGCTGGAAACAGTACTCTGGAAACAGCACTGGAAACAGTAACTCCTATTTTTTAG